In Zingiber officinale cultivar Zhangliang chromosome 8B, Zo_v1.1, whole genome shotgun sequence, a single genomic region encodes these proteins:
- the LOC122015839 gene encoding uncharacterized protein LOC122015839 yields MSQTVRMRSDDQSSVSGLSVDPCFSSSEPTQNMVDLEDCRIKSYFEHSNIHCNNMGFSEHFKHTRNVDNLEDCTNKHFHYFEASPSMCGPSHSSCEVPSFGKNTSASEGGLLRSQIFETHIDLNKAFTPVSESGHLRSQIFETHIDPNETFTPDLQMQGNTSVNIDGCCIEKAEKGSSGNCSSTSTLRVETNSEGKEEPTAGKPSHSLDSSCNHSEKEYDLSTQSQHGNSVHQEINPGAKEKSFVEQTPAFNDPLHDEPINQYSNESFDCETKVIHGESTSINDAENEASRWNFSLHVGMPDLSFSIDNLTNDVEKHMIRPNRIRGSEYHCCN; encoded by the coding sequence ATGTCACAGACGGTAAGAATGAGATCTGATGATCAGTCTAGTGTCTCGGGATTAAGTGTTGATCCTTGTTTTTCATCATCTGAACCTACTCAAAATATGGTTGATTTGGAAGACTGTAGGATCAAGAGCTACTTTGAGCATTCCAATATTCACTGTAATAATATGGGCTTCTCTGAGCATTTCAAACACACTCGAAATGTGGACAACTTAGAAGACTGTACAAACAAGCACTTTCATTATTTCGAAGCATCACCTTCCATGTGTGGTCCAAGCCATTCAAGCTGTGAAGTGCCCAGTTTTGGGAAGAATACGTCAGCATCTGAAGGTGGTCTCTTGAGATCTCAGATCTTTGAAACTCATATTGATCTTAACAAAGCTTTTACTCCAGTTTCTGAAAGTGGCCACTTGAGATCTCAGATCTTTGAAACTCATATTGATCCTAATGAAACTTTTACTCCAGACTTACAAATGCAAGGGAATACCAGTGTTAATATTGATGGGTGTTGCATAGAAAAAGCTGAGAAAGGTTCATCAGGGAATTGTTCCTCCACAAGTACATTAAGGGTTGAAACAAACTCTGAAGGCAAAGAGGAACCTACTGCTGGAAAACCATCCcactctttggattcctcttgtaATCATAGTGAGAAAGAATATGACCTTTCCACACAATCACAACATGGCAACTCAGTTCACCAGGAAATTAATCCAGGAGCAAAAGAGAAGTCATTTGTAGAACAGACTCCTGCATTTAATGATCCATTACATGATGAGCCAATAAACCAATATAGTAATGAATCATTTGACTGTGAAACTAAAGTCATTCATGGAGAATCTACTTCCATAAATGATGCTGAAAATGAAGCTTCCAGATGGAACTTCTCTTTACATGTAGGCATGCCAGATTTATCCTTCTCCATCGACAATCTGACTAATGATGTTGAAAAACATATGATAAGGCCAAACCGTATCCGAGGTTCAGAGTACCACTGCTGCAATTAG